A part of Helicobacter himalayensis genomic DNA contains:
- a CDS encoding RidA family protein produces the protein MNIIQTPNAPQAIGPYSQAVVHNGLIFTSGQIALDSQNTMNNGDIRAQSTQVLENLKAILESSGSSLQKVLKTTIFLTDISNFDVFNEVYASFFGTHKPARSTIAVKALPKNALVEIECIAML, from the coding sequence ATGAATATTATTCAAACCCCAAATGCCCCGCAAGCCATAGGTCCATACTCTCAAGCTGTGGTGCATAATGGACTTATTTTTACCTCCGGGCAAATCGCGCTAGATTCCCAAAACACAATGAATAATGGCGATATTCGCGCGCAAAGCACACAGGTGTTAGAAAATCTCAAAGCGATTTTGGAATCTAGCGGTAGCAGTCTGCAAAAAGTGCTAAAAACGACTATTTTTTTGACAGATATAAGCAATTTTGATGTGTTTAATGAAGTGTATGCGAGCTTTTTTGGCACACATAAGCCTGCTAGAAGTACCATCGCAGTAAAGGCTTTGCCTAAAAATGCGCTAGTAGAAATCGAGTGCATTGCGATGCTTTGA
- a CDS encoding HdeD family acid-resistance protein: protein MKVLASIGWVIFSLLLIVAGVSGCVMPQSMFESLVVALPFLLIFGGIFTIVYYISFREFEGSGVFLLDGIFNLLFAFLFLCGGAGFTALSVVYFVAFLCMFRGVLGISYVFWFKKAGFGSWLWVLVFAILNIILAVIFIIYPDVGGLTIGFMLGFLVLSFGILNLLSWWGVKKLLGN, encoded by the coding sequence TTGAAAGTTCTTGCAAGTATAGGTTGGGTGATTTTTTCACTCCTGCTTATTGTGGCGGGCGTGAGTGGCTGTGTAATGCCACAAAGTATGTTTGAAAGTCTTGTGGTGGCGTTGCCATTTTTGCTTATTTTTGGCGGGATTTTTACTATTGTGTATTACATTTCATTTAGGGAGTTTGAAGGTTCGGGCGTGTTTTTGCTCGATGGGATTTTTAATCTTTTATTTGCTTTCCTCTTTTTGTGTGGTGGGGCAGGATTTACAGCTTTAAGTGTGGTGTATTTCGTGGCGTTTTTATGTATGTTTCGTGGGGTGCTTGGCATTAGCTATGTGTTTTGGTTCAAAAAAGCGGGCTTTGGAAGTTGGCTTTGGGTGCTTGTTTTTGCGATTTTGAACATTATTCTTGCGGTGATTTTCATCATTTACCCAGATGTTGGTGGGCTCACCATAGGTTTTATGTTGGGGTTTTTGGTGCTAAGTTTTGGAATCTTAAATCTTTTGAGCTGGTGGGGCGTGAAGAAACTTTTAGGAAATTAG
- a CDS encoding YraN family protein: MSRAKGEKAESRACEFLRSRGFEVLERNFYTRYGEIDIIACKNDVLHFIEVKSGSGFEPIFNITPQKIVKLTKTLKIYLAKSKISLPYCLDALIIRDGESIELIENITL, translated from the coding sequence TTGAGTCGCGCAAAAGGTGAAAAGGCAGAATCAAGGGCGTGTGAGTTTTTGCGCTCGCGCGGTTTTGAAGTGCTAGAGCGTAATTTTTACACACGTTATGGGGAGATTGACATTATCGCGTGCAAAAATGATGTGCTACATTTCATCGAAGTAAAAAGTGGCAGTGGCTTTGAACCTATTTTTAATATCACACCTCAAAAGATTGTCAAGCTTACAAAAACGCTCAAAATCTACCTTGCAAAAAGTAAAATATCCTTACCTTACTGCCTTGATGCGCTCATTATCCGCGATGGAGAATCTATTGAGCTTATAGAAAATATCACGCTATAA